TTAGCCGCTTTTTCTACGTATTTGATTTCTGAAACCTTAATTATCTGCAGGTTTTTAAAATTGGTGACTTTACCGTCGTAGTGGGATCTAATTCCTAAGCGGTATGGTAGAGGCCATAGTGGCAACCCGGGCCAATTTAGATCGCCTAAAGTGTCGTGGAAAAAGTGCCAGCACACTCCAGTCGTCAAAACAACCAGATAGATACTTCCATGTGACAGCAAAGTTATTAGAAATAAAACGGGAATAATTAATAATGGTTTGTGAATCAGTTCACGGTGGCTTTTTATTTTAGGATTATGTAATAGATACTTAATTATTAGGTCCAGATCCGGTAGCACCGCAGCCGCTGATCCTAAGGCGTAGGCAAAATAGTTATGAGATTGTTTAAAAATTATGGAGAGCACCAAACCTAGCAAGAGCCCCATAGAAAGATCAAGGACCCCGAATTTAAAGTATAAAATTATTAGGTCTAATCTACTGGCGGCTTTTTCCATTTTCTTAGTATATCAATAAAAACCGATATTACTTGGGCTCAGAATCGAATTTATTAAAGAAATAATGTTTAACTATTTCGGTCACTGCAAAATAACTTAGGAGTACAATACCGATCCATAGCCAAATTGGAAATTTCAAACTTGTAAAGCTAAAAATGCCACGCCCAATACCCAAAAAAGTAATACCGGTAGCGATTATCATTGAGAGGATCGCCAGGATGGTAATTAGGCGACTGGGGACGCTCTTAAAAATAGATAGTCGAGTACGGACCACAAAGAGAATTAGCATTTCGGATAGGGCCGATTCAACAAACCAGGCCGTTCGGAAAACTTCCGGTGAGGCTTTAAAAAAGTAAATCAATGGAATAATTAAAGCTAGGTCAAAGACACTACTAATAATTCCAAAATAAATCATGAAATTACGAATTAGATTAATATTCCAACGGCGCGGTCGCAATGTATATTTGTGGTCAACATTGTCGCTGGCGATTGCCAACATGGGAATGTCACTTAGGAAATTATTTAGTAGAATTTGGGCCGGTAGAAGTGGGATAAACGGTAAAAATAGTGACGAAGCGGCGAGAGTTACCATATTACCAAAGTTAGCGCTAATTGTAATAAAAATGTATTTAGTGATGTTTCCAAACGTCTTTCGCCCGAGTTCAATTCCCTCCGCTAACACTTTTAGGTCCTTATGTAACAGAATAATGCTGGCGGCTTCTTTAGCCACTTCGGAGCCGGTGTTAACCGCAATCCCAACATCCGCGGCTTTTAATGCCGGGGCGTCATTTACCCCGTCACCGAGGAATCCCACAATATGGCCTTCTTTATTGAGAGTGGCGACAATGTCATATTTCTGCTTCGGGGTCACTCTGGCAAATAAAATGTTATCTTTGATTAGCGCCTCAAATTCAGTCGGATTGCGCTCCTCCAGCATTTCTCCGGAAACGATCCTGTCAACACTTAGACCAACCTCAGCAGCGACTTTTTTAACGACCTCTACACTGTCACCGCTAATAATTTTAATGTTCACCTGTAATCTTTGGAGTAATTTTAGAGCTTCGATGGCGGAAGGTTTAATGGGGTCTCTAAAAAGCAAGAAGCCGCTAAAGTCTAGATCGAACTCATCTTTTAGGGTTGACGTCTGGTCACCAAAATATTTCTTGGCGACAGCGAGAACCCTGAAACCCGATTCTTCGTATTTTTTAACTTGCAGCTTAAGTGCTTCGTGCTGCTTTTTATCTAATTTACAGACTTTTAAAACGCTTTCCGGGGCGCCTTTAGTGATCAGTTCTTTGTTGTCATCCAGTGCCACCACCACACTCATCCGCTGCCGTTCGTAATCAAACTCATTAACGTCAATTATTTGATATTGTTTGACTTTAGGTTCCAGTTTTTTAGCGTCGACGCTCATCCACAATGCTATGTCGGTTGGATTATTCCTAGTGGAGCAAAGCAGTCCCTCCATCAATAAATCTAAACTGATGTCACCTTTAATATCTATAAAACTAGCTAAACTAAAAATTCCAGTTGTTAGTGTACCTGTCTTGTCGGTACAGAGCGTGTCAATATTACCGAAATCTTCAACCGCCATTAACCGTTTCACGACAACTTTAAGTTTGGCCATTTTTAGGGCGCCTTGAGACAGAGTAATCGTCGTAATTACCGGTAGTAATTCCGGAGTAATGCCCACGGTCAACGCCAGAGCAAACAGCAAAGAGCTTAAAAGGCCTTTCCCAAGGATCGAGTTGGAAGCGAAGATAAAAATCGTTAATAACAAAATAACTTTAAAAAGAAAGTTACTGAATTTTTGGGTTTCCTTTTGAAAATCGGTTAGAGGAGCCTTTTTTTCCAATGCCATAACTGTTTGACCGAAGAATGTGCCGGTCCCGATCGCTGTGACTATTCCCCGGCAATTGCCGCCGGAAATAAACGACCCCATAAAAAGCATGTTGGTAAGGTCAGCTGGTGTTTCTTTCGTAGTCTTAATCGCTATAACTTGCTTCAAAACTGGCGCTGATTCCCCGGTGAGGACTCCTTCGTCAACCGACAGTCCGTCGCAATTAATAATCCGCAGGTCAGCCGGAACCTTATCGCCAATGTGCAGTTCTACGATGTCTCCAAGAACTAAGTCTTCACTATTAATAGCTTGCCAGTGACCGGATCTCATTAATTGGCAGTGATGCGTAATAAATTTTTGCAGTTTTTTAAGGGCCGATTCAGCTCGATACTCTTGATAAAAGCCCATCAGAACACTAACGATGATTAGAGACAGGATAACGACGGCGTCAAGATGTTCACCAAGTAAAAAAGAGATAGCCGTCGCTCCCACGAGGACTAAGATCAACCAGTTTTGGAATTGAGATATAAAGATCTTTAAGGCCGTCCGCTGATTTTTAGCTGCGATTTTATTAGGCCCGTACTCAGCTAGCCTTTTTTTACTTTCAGCTTCACTCAGGCCTTCTGGCGAGCTTTCAAGAGAGGCCAATATTTCTTTGGGGGTCAGCAGCCAGGGCTTTTTGGGGGCAGTCACAGCTCCAGTGTATTGCTTTTAAATGTAAGGAGCAATGAGTTTTGGGGTGATCGATGGGATTCGAACCCACGACATTCGCCTCCACAGGGCGACGCTCTAACCAACTGAGCTACGACCACCACGTATTAGCCTTTGACAACCGTATTCTAACACAATAGAATGTTGCAAGACCAACCTCTAGGCGGGTGTAGTTCAGTGGCAGAATGTCTCCTTGCCATGGAGAAGATCGAGGGTTCGAGTCCCTTCACCCGCTCCACGTAAAGATCTTGACGAGTGGCCACTACGAATCTAGAGCTTTAGAGTGTCACGTTTGCCTTCAAGGCATTACGTGACAAAAAGGCAAGATCTAACGTGGTACAGCCAGAAGCAATATGCCCGCAAATAAAATTGCTATTTTTGAAGGAAACCAGATTCGTCGACATTGGGATGCTGATAAAGAGTTGTGGTTTTTCTCTGTAATTGACGTCATTGGAGTTTTGTCGGGCAGTTCAATTCCTCGAAGATACTGGAGTGATCTAAAGATTAAGCTACAAGCCGAGGGTAGTGAGGTGTACGAGAAAATCGTACAACTGAAAATGAAAGCTTCTGATAGCAAGTATTACCTCACAGATGTCGCAGATACAGAAGTGATGTTACGGATTATTCAAAGTATTCCTTCTCCTAAAGCCGAGCCCTTTAAGTTATGGCTAGCTCAAGTTGGCTACGAACGACTGGAAGAAACGGCCGATCCGGAATTAGCCATCAATCGAGCGCTAAGAACGTATCTTCAAAAGGGTTATAGCAAGGACTGGATAAACCAACGCTTAAAAAGCATCGAAATTCGGAAAGCTTTAACAGATGAGTGGGAAATTAGAGGAGTTAAGGAAGGTTTGGAGTTTGCGATTTTAACTAACGAAATAACGCGCGCTTGGACGGGACTCACCACCAAACAATATAAAAATCTCAAAGGTCTAAAGAAAGAGAATCTACGNNNNNNNNNNNNNNNNNNNNNNNNNNNATATGACCAATGTAGAATTGGTTCTGAATATGTTGGCTGAAACCGCTACGACCGAAATTTCTCAGAAACGAAAGCCTTCCTGTCTCCCTGAAAACAAAAAGGTGGCTCGTGAAGGCGGGTCAGTTGCCGGAAACGCCAGAAAAGAAATAGAGTCTAAAACTGGTAAAAAAGTAGTTACTTCTAAAAACGCCAGGAAATTAAAACTGGTAGGCTGAAGATGGATCATATTGCCATCATGAAAAAGGAGTGGGGGCTGCTTCCGAAGATACTATCCGGCGTTAAAACTGTGGAAGCGCGTTGGTACAAGTCTAAAATAGCACCGTGGGGCAAGATCAAAGCCGGTGATACTATATATTTTAAAGATTCTGGCGGCCCGGTTTCCGTTAAAGCTGCAGTTACAAATGTCACCCAATACGAAATTACAAGTAATCAACAAGCTCTAGAAATAATGAGTCAATATGCCATAGATGACCTAGGGACATCTGAAATTCCAGAATCAGTTAAAAACTATATAACCGAAAAAAAGTACGCCATTTTCGTCCGTTTTGACCGAGTTGAAAAGATCACTCCCTTTGAGGTTGATAAGACTGGGTTTGGTTTGCAGTGCGTTTGGATGCGTGTTGAGAACATAAAAAACCGCACTAATCTGTAAAGATTTCGTGCGGCTTTCTGTTTAGTTACTTAGCTTTTATAGCCTCCTCGTATTTTTGTAATGTCAATTTAGCTTTCTCAACTCCCTCGCGATACACATCCGGCAATCCTTCAGGGTACAGCACGTTTATCCAATTTGGATTGAGCCAACTCAGTTCCAATCGGTCCGCAAAAGCCCCATCGACACGCACCGTTCGTAAATGTCGACCAGTTACCATGTAACCGACCCTCTCGAGAGCTTTTCGTGACGGTATATTTGGCTCCTTAACTTCTGTTGCAATAGTAGCTCGGTTAAGGGTATAGGCAGCAAAGCCGGTCCTCAGGATATGCGCACCCGAGGCAATACCCTGGTGCCACAAATCAGTTCTGAAAATAATTATTCCCGATTTACAGCTTTGATAATGATTCACTTCGCCTAAGCTAGTAATACCAACTAACTCATCATTGTCATCTATAGTTATTGCCCAAATGTAGCTTGTTCTATCTATTCGGTTTCGCTCGAACCAATCCATTTCATCCGACTCGGTGAACCCGCCAATTTGCAAGGTAAAACGCTGTACGATTGGATTACTCATATAATCTGCCACGACACCCATTTCTGTTTTGCGACACGGTCGTAGTTGAATTAAGTGACTAGCGCCATGAATACTCAATTTTGGACCGAACATTTTCTTTCTCCCATCTTAATTTGATTTAATCGACCATCAAAGCGACTGAGGTTATATTCGACCCCAAAACGAAGTCCTTAAAAACACTAAAGCCTCCGTTTTGGAGGCTTATCTACTGCGGTTTAAATTGTAAATTGTTAAATTAGTAGATAAGCCATAAAGTAGGTAGAACCCATATCACCGCTCGTATGAGCGGCGACACAAGGATTAATATTAGTTTGTAATTCGAAACAATAACGGTTCATATAGTCCTGTAGTATACTTTAATAATCTATTTTGTCAACTTTAAGTTTATATGGTGCGCGGGAGAGGAATCGAACCTCCACACCTTGCGGCATACGCACCTCAAGCGTACGTGTATACCATTTCACCACCCGCGCGTGTTCTCTTATATAAATTTATACATCAAAGTATGACTACTTCGTAGTCATGTATTTACCGTGGCGATAAATATAGCGCGTCTGCCATTTCGCCACCTCGGCTTGCTGTTTGGTGACCTCGGTGAGATTCGAACTCACGACGACTTCCTTAAAAGGGAAGTGCTCTACCACTGAGCTACGAGGCCAAGTATGGCCATTCTATCGCCTTAACCTGATTTTAACAACTAGTATTAGGCCTGTTTTTGCGATAAAATGCCAATCGCGACCGATTAAATGATAAATGTTTAATGGTCAATGATCAATTCCACTTGACCCCATCGTCTAGTGGCCTAGGATATCTGGTTTTCATCCAGGAGATCGCGGGTTCGAATCCCGCTGGGGTCACCACGTAAAGATCCTGACGAGTGGCCATCACAAGTCTAGAGATTTACATTGTCACGTTTACCTTCTAGGCATTACGTGACAGTAAAGAAAGATCTAACGTGGCACAGCCATTAAGACTAAGCTGTTGCATTTTGGAAAATACGTGGCCATAATACTCGCATGGCTAAAGTCTTAATCGTTGAAGACGATTTAAATTTATATACCCTTTACCAAACTGAATTTGAGTTTTCCGGGCACGCTACCATTAATAATAACACTGGTGACGGTGTAAACGAGCTTATAAAGAAGGAACATCCCGACATTGTCCTCTTAGACATTATGCTTCCCAAAAAAGATGGTTTAACTATCTTATCTGAAATTAAAGCCGATCAAGAAATTAAGGACACTCCGGCGATAATGCTCACTAATTTTGGTAACGAAGAAAATGTTAAAAAAGCCATTGATACCGGAGCGGAAGATTTTATTTTAAAATTTAAATCAGTGCCGTCAGAAGTAGTTGCTAAAGTAGAAGAGATCATAAAGCGAAAGGCGGCTAAATAAGTTATGGGTGGACTTGACGATTATAAAAAAGTAATGAGTGAGATTATTCAGCGCCAAATGGTCATTTTGGGGCCGGATATTTCTTTACTTAAGGCGCGAAATGTTGAAGGATTAGCGGTAGGCAGTGATGGTTTTGTGACTAACGTTGGCGGCGATCCCTCGGAAACGCTACAAAAATTAATTGATGAGTACGTAGCCTTATCCGGTTTAATTGTTAAAAAAGCCATGGAGCCGTTACTTAAAAAATACCCTAATTTAGCGGTCGCGTCAGGTGTTTTAGCAAAGTAATTTATGCTAGGTAGATTAATTTTAACTTACAGCGGGCCGATGATAGGCAGTAGCATGCTTTACGTGGCTATTAATTTAGTTGTTTTTTTATTAACCTTGCTTTTGGTCCTGCGGATTGGGACTGGAAAAATTGCTCAGCCACTTTTAATCATTAGCTTTGGTTTTTTAGTTTCAGCGATTTTGCCTCTTATTTGGGGGAGTCAAGTTTTATGGGTGGTTCCAATTGTCCAAAGTATTTTTGGCCTTCTTGGTATGCTCATGTTCATGCAAATTTTAGGGGTTTTTGTGCTCCTCTCCGTAAAGCCAGAACAGAAGTGATGTTTTTCATTAATACATGCTGCCCGTTTTCGTAATCGCCTTTTTAATACTGCTCGTTATTATATTATTCGTAGTTTTCTTAATTTCTCAAAGAAAATATTATAATTTAGATCAAGCTGTAAAAATTCACAGTGTACAATTAAATCGTAAACTTTATGAAAATGCGATTCTCGCAGAGATCGGCGATCGGATTGGCTACTCTTTAAATGTTACTAAAATCGCGGAAATTATTACCGGTTCCCTTTCCAACCTAGTTCCATTTTCGACCACTTCTTACCTAATTATCGAAAGTGACCGATTGCTACTGCGCACTAACCTGCGGGAATCAGTTTCGGAAGCCTTTATTAAGGAGGTAAAGAAACGTATGTTGGCGTCCCTTATCGCTCTATCGGTTGTTGACTACACCAAATTTAAAGTTGACGAGGGGACTTTTGGTTCTTTAACCTCCGAAACCAATAAAAACAAGATTGGCTCTTTTTTTAACATTCCGTTAGTAATAAATGACAAGTTAACCGGAATTATAAATATTGCTTCTACCAATGTTGGTTTGTACCAAGAAGCGGATATTAATGTTTTATATAAAATTGCCGCTAAAGCCTCGGATGCCGTTTCTCGCTTACAAACAGTCATTGAAACGGAGAAAGGGAAGTTGGAAATGATGGTGGAAAGTTTGGCTGATGGTGTAATGATGCTTAATAATTTCACACGTTTAATGATTATTAACCCTGCCGCCAAAACATTTTTAGGGATTACTGCCGATACCGTCGATTTAATAGATGTAGTAACGATTATAGAAAGGTCCACCCCCTTGATGGCCCAAATTAAGGAGGTTACCGCGACTTTAAAAACAATTAAGGTTTCACAATTTCTTCTGAATGAGCGTTTTTTAGAATTAATTATTTCTCCGGTTTTAGACCAATCCGGTCTTTTAGGGATTGCCATTATAATCCGTGATCGGACTTCGGAACGGACTTTAGAGCGACTGCGTGATGATTTTACGGCGATGATGGTTCATGAGTTGCGAACCCCTTTGAGTGTTATGTATGGCACCAGCGACTTACTTTTAAAAAGAATTACGCAACTGAATCCTGCTAAAACTACAGAATTACTTGGTAATATTAAAGATTCCAGCCATTATCTTTTAGACATGGTTAATGATATTTTAGATGCGGCTAAAATTGAAGCCGGTAAATTTAAAGTCGTCCCAATATCCGGGGATTTAAGAACGATATTAGTTGATGAGACTCAATATTTTGAAAATGTAGCTTCTCAAAAAGGCTTAACGATCAAAATCGACGTTACCGATAATTTACCACCGGTACTTTTTGATAAATCTAGGATTATTCAGGTCCTAAATAATCTAATAAGTAACGCCGTTAAGTTTACAATAAAAGGATCAGTTACTTTGGGGGCTACTATTATCGTTGGCGAAAATATGGCTAAAATATCGGTGAGCGATACCGGGGTGGGGATAGATAAAGAGGCACAACTAAGGCTTTTTAATAAATTCGAGCAATTACGAAACACGGTCGACCCTAATTCTAAAGGAACCGGTCTCGGGCTTGTTATAGCCAAAGGAATTGTGGAAGCTCACGGCGGTAAGATTTGGTTGGAAAGTTTGGAGGGTCACGGCACAACGTTCTTTTTTACTCTGCCTTTGGCAGTAGATCAAGTATCGGCGTTAAAAAACAACTAAATTAAGACTATTGAGACCATTACGACCATTAAGATTATTTATCGCTCTTCGAAACCGCTAAATGATCTTAATAGCATTAATAGACTTAATCGGTCAATAGCGTATGAACCCTTTTATTTTTAGAAAAGATGATATTCGCGGAATTGTTGGTAGTGATTGGTCCTACAATGACGCCTTAGAGATTGGCAAAGCTTGGGGAACCTGGCTGCGGAAACACAATGTTAAGCAGTGTCTTTTAGGTCGAGATAATCGATTAACCAGTGAAAAAATTGCTCAAAATATAGCTTCCGGTATGGTCGAAACGGGAATTGACGTTGTCGATTTTGGTTTAGCCACTACCCCAATGATTTACTGGTCGCGTTACCGATTTGGTTTTGGAAAAGTAGGAAGTGTGGAAATAACCGGCTCTCATAATCCGCCGGAGTATAACGGTTTGAAGCCTTGTTTTAACGATGCTACGACTATTACTGGTGATGATATTCAAGAATTACGTCGCACGCTTGATAAGCGTTCTTATATTGTTGGCGAGGGCAGTCTTAAAAAAGCGGATATCTCCTTGGAATATCTGGCAGACATAAAAGCCAGTTTGCTTAAAGTTGATTTAAAGCCGATTAGAAAGCTAAAGGTTGTCATGGACAGCGGGAACGCTCTTGGTGGTTACTTCGCGGCGCCGCTGTATCGAGATTTGGGACACGAAGTCATTGAAATTCACAGTCGACTGGACGGCACTTTTCCGAATCACATTCCCGATCCTTCAGTTGGTTTTAATCTTATGGAACTGCTAGAGAAAGTACGGACTAATAAGGCCGATATTGGAATTTCTTATGATGGCGATGTGGATCGCCTTAATGTAATCGATGAAACCGGTTACGTGGTGTGGGCTGACGGAATATTGGCTTTGTTGTCACGTTACTTTTTAAAATTATCTAAAAACGAGCCCATACTCTATAACACTCAATGTTCGCCGGGACTGGAAGAAGATATTATCGCGAACGGTGGTAAACCGGTCTGTGTACCAACGGGTCACGCCATTGTGTCGGACTATTTAAAGCGCTATCAAGGGAAGTTGGCCGGTGAATATAAAGGTCATATCTACATTGCTGATCATTATTACGGTTTTGATGATGCCATTTATGCCGGAGCCCGGGTACTTCAGCTTCTCGCGGCTTCAGATCTCCCTTTGTCGAAGTTGCTTGGCGGTGTTCCCTTTTACAAAGCCACCGGTGAAATCGCGATTCCCACCTCCGATGAGCAGAAATTTGTAACTATGAAAAAATTGGCCGAGTTTTTTAAAGATAAATATTTCGTGGCTGATTACGAAGGTGATTTACGGATAAAATTTGGAGCGGATTTGACCGATACCTGGGGGATGATTCGCAAAAGCGATACCATGCCAAAACTTGAGGTTTACGTATGGAGTAAAACCGATGAGAATTTAACCGCGGCTCGCGATATTATGGTAGAACAGGTTAATAAGTATTAATGATTACTTCAACTAAACATCTATTAACTAAACGCATGGCAGTGGCCGCTTTTAATTTTGGCACTTTAGATATTGCT
The sequence above is a segment of the candidate division WWE3 bacterium genome. Coding sequences within it:
- a CDS encoding metal-dependent hydrolase; translated protein: MEKAASRLDLIILYFKFGVLDLSMGLLLGLVLSIIFKQSHNYFAYALGSAAAVLPDLDLIIKYLLHNPKIKSHRELIHKPLLIIPVLFLITLLSHGSIYLVVLTTGVCWHFFHDTLGDLNWPGLPLWPLPYRLGIRSHYDGKVTNFKNLQIIKVSEIKYVEKAAKTKIEIICYAKKLELENLIALILIFITITIVVATFH
- the mgtA gene encoding magnesium-translocating P-type ATPase, whose protein sequence is MTAPKKPWLLTPKEILASLESSPEGLSEAESKKRLAEYGPNKIAAKNQRTALKIFISQFQNWLILVLVGATAISFLLGEHLDAVVILSLIIVSVLMGFYQEYRAESALKKLQKFITHHCQLMRSGHWQAINSEDLVLGDIVELHIGDKVPADLRIINCDGLSVDEGVLTGESAPVLKQVIAIKTTKETPADLTNMLFMGSFISGGNCRGIVTAIGTGTFFGQTVMALEKKAPLTDFQKETQKFSNFLFKVILLLTIFIFASNSILGKGLLSSLLFALALTVGITPELLPVITTITLSQGALKMAKLKVVVKRLMAVEDFGNIDTLCTDKTGTLTTGIFSLASFIDIKGDISLDLLMEGLLCSTRNNPTDIALWMSVDAKKLEPKVKQYQIIDVNEFDYERQRMSVVVALDDNKELITKGAPESVLKVCKLDKKQHEALKLQVKKYEESGFRVLAVAKKYFGDQTSTLKDEFDLDFSGFLLFRDPIKPSAIEALKLLQRLQVNIKIISGDSVEVVKKVAAEVGLSVDRIVSGEMLEERNPTEFEALIKDNILFARVTPKQKYDIVATLNKEGHIVGFLGDGVNDAPALKAADVGIAVNTGSEVAKEAASIILLHKDLKVLAEGIELGRKTFGNITKYIFITISANFGNMVTLAASSLFLPFIPLLPAQILLNNFLSDIPMLAIASDNVDHKYTLRPRRWNINLIRNFMIYFGIISSVFDLALIIPLIYFFKASPEVFRTAWFVESALSEMLILFVVRTRLSIFKSVPSRLITILAILSMIIATGITFLGIGRGIFSFTSLKFPIWLWIGIVLLSYFAVTEIVKHYFFNKFDSEPK
- a CDS encoding BRO family protein; amino-acid sequence: MPANKIAIFEGNQIRRHWDADKELWFFSVIDVIGVLSGSSIPRRYWSDLKIKLQAEGSEVYEKIVQLKMKASDSKYYLTDVADTEVMLRIIQSIPSPKAEPFKLWLAQVGYERLEETADPELAINRALRTYLQKGYSKDWINQRLKSIEIRKALTDEWEIRGVKEGLEFAILTNEITRAWTGLTTKQYKNLKGLKKENLR
- a CDS encoding GNAT family protein gives rise to the protein MFGPKLSIHGASHLIQLRPCRKTEMGVVADYMSNPIVQRFTLQIGGFTESDEMDWFERNRIDRTSYIWAITIDDNDELVGITSLGEVNHYQSCKSGIIIFRTDLWHQGIASGAHILRTGFAAYTLNRATIATEVKEPNIPSRKALERVGYMVTGRHLRTVRVDGAFADRLELSWLNPNWINVLYPEGLPDVYREGVEKAKLTLQKYEEAIKAK
- a CDS encoding response regulator; amino-acid sequence: MAKVLIVEDDLNLYTLYQTEFEFSGHATINNNTGDGVNELIKKEHPDIVLLDIMLPKKDGLTILSEIKADQEIKDTPAIMLTNFGNEENVKKAIDTGAEDFILKFKSVPSEVVAKVEEIIKRKAAK
- a CDS encoding ATP-binding protein — encoded protein: MLPVFVIAFLILLVIILFVVFLISQRKYYNLDQAVKIHSVQLNRKLYENAILAEIGDRIGYSLNVTKIAEIITGSLSNLVPFSTTSYLIIESDRLLLRTNLRESVSEAFIKEVKKRMLASLIALSVVDYTKFKVDEGTFGSLTSETNKNKIGSFFNIPLVINDKLTGIINIASTNVGLYQEADINVLYKIAAKASDAVSRLQTVIETEKGKLEMMVESLADGVMMLNNFTRLMIINPAAKTFLGITADTVDLIDVVTIIERSTPLMAQIKEVTATLKTIKVSQFLLNERFLELIISPVLDQSGLLGIAIIIRDRTSERTLERLRDDFTAMMVHELRTPLSVMYGTSDLLLKRITQLNPAKTTELLGNIKDSSHYLLDMVNDILDAAKIEAGKFKVVPISGDLRTILVDETQYFENVASQKGLTIKIDVTDNLPPVLFDKSRIIQVLNNLISNAVKFTIKGSVTLGATIIVGENMAKISVSDTGVGIDKEAQLRLFNKFEQLRNTVDPNSKGTGLGLVIAKGIVEAHGGKIWLESLEGHGTTFFFTLPLAVDQVSALKNN
- a CDS encoding phosphomannomutase/phosphoglucomutase yields the protein MNPFIFRKDDIRGIVGSDWSYNDALEIGKAWGTWLRKHNVKQCLLGRDNRLTSEKIAQNIASGMVETGIDVVDFGLATTPMIYWSRYRFGFGKVGSVEITGSHNPPEYNGLKPCFNDATTITGDDIQELRRTLDKRSYIVGEGSLKKADISLEYLADIKASLLKVDLKPIRKLKVVMDSGNALGGYFAAPLYRDLGHEVIEIHSRLDGTFPNHIPDPSVGFNLMELLEKVRTNKADIGISYDGDVDRLNVIDETGYVVWADGILALLSRYFLKLSKNEPILYNTQCSPGLEEDIIANGGKPVCVPTGHAIVSDYLKRYQGKLAGEYKGHIYIADHYYGFDDAIYAGARVLQLLAASDLPLSKLLGGVPFYKATGEIAIPTSDEQKFVTMKKLAEFFKDKYFVADYEGDLRIKFGADLTDTWGMIRKSDTMPKLEVYVWSKTDENLTAARDIMVEQVNKY